A portion of the Bacteroides faecium genome contains these proteins:
- the dprA gene encoding DNA-processing protein DprA produces MNSSEEEQIYSIALTMVPGIGHIGAKHLISGMGNAVDVFRLRKELPERIPEISRRVVEALDCPQAIARAGQEYEFIRKNRISCLTFHDEAYPSRLRECEDAPVVLFFKGNTDLNSLHVINMVGTRNATDYGTQICASFLRDLKTLCPDVLVVSGLAYGIDIHAHREALANELPTVGVLAHGLDRIYPYVHRKTAVDMLENGGLLTEFMSGTNPDRHNFISRNRIVAGMCDATIVIESAEKGGSLITAELAESYHRDCFAFPGRVNDEYSKGCNLLIRENRASLLLSAEDFVKAMGWDMSVIPSEKANIQRSLFLELSDDEQKIVAILEKQGNLQINSLVVEADIPVHKINAILFELEMKGVVRVLAGGMYQLLA; encoded by the coding sequence ATGAATAGCTCCGAAGAAGAACAAATTTATAGCATCGCTTTGACAATGGTGCCCGGTATCGGGCACATTGGAGCGAAACATCTTATAAGCGGAATGGGCAATGCCGTTGATGTATTCCGCCTGCGCAAAGAACTGCCGGAACGTATTCCTGAAATAAGCCGGCGGGTAGTGGAAGCGTTGGATTGTCCACAAGCTATTGCCCGTGCGGGGCAGGAATATGAATTTATCCGGAAGAACCGGATTTCATGTCTTACTTTTCATGATGAGGCTTATCCTTCCCGTTTGCGGGAGTGTGAGGATGCCCCTGTCGTTCTTTTCTTTAAAGGAAATACCGATTTAAATTCCCTTCATGTAATAAATATGGTAGGAACCCGCAATGCCACGGACTATGGGACCCAAATCTGTGCCTCTTTCTTGCGGGATTTGAAAACGCTTTGCCCTGATGTGCTGGTAGTCAGCGGGCTTGCTTATGGGATTGATATCCATGCGCACCGCGAAGCGCTGGCTAATGAACTGCCTACGGTAGGTGTCCTTGCACATGGTTTGGACCGTATCTATCCTTATGTTCATCGGAAAACGGCTGTCGATATGCTTGAAAACGGCGGGCTGCTTACCGAGTTCATGTCCGGCACCAATCCCGACCGGCATAACTTTATCAGCCGCAACCGTATTGTCGCCGGTATGTGTGATGCTACCATTGTCATTGAATCAGCAGAGAAAGGCGGTTCACTGATTACTGCCGAACTTGCCGAAAGCTATCATCGCGATTGTTTTGCTTTCCCCGGTCGTGTGAATGATGAATATTCAAAAGGATGTAACCTGTTAATCAGAGAAAACAGAGCTTCTTTGTTATTGTCAGCCGAAGATTTTGTGAAAGCAATGGGCTGGGATATGTCGGTAATCCCTTCGGAAAAAGCAAACATACAGCGTAGCCTTTTCCTCGAACTGTCCGATGACGAGCAGAAAATAGTTGCTATCCTGGAGAAACAGGGAAATTTGCAAATTAATTCTCTGGTGGTGGAAGCGGATATTCCCGTGCATAAGATAAATGCTATTCTTTTCGAACTGGAGATGAAAGGAGTGGTTCGTGTATTGGCAGGGGGAATGTATCAATTATTGGCTTAG
- a CDS encoding acyl-CoA thioesterase, with amino-acid sequence MNYIYELEMKVRDYECDLQGIVNNANYQHYLEHTRHEFLTSVGVSFAALHEQGVDPVVARINMAFKTPLKSGDEFVSKLYMRKEGIKYVFYQDIFRKSDNKVVVKSTVETVCVVNGRLSDSELFDNVFAPYLNE; translated from the coding sequence ATGAACTATATCTATGAATTGGAAATGAAGGTGCGCGATTATGAGTGTGACCTTCAGGGCATCGTGAACAATGCCAATTATCAGCATTATCTGGAACATACCCGCCATGAGTTTCTGACCTCAGTCGGCGTAAGTTTTGCTGCGCTCCATGAGCAGGGCGTAGACCCGGTAGTGGCGCGTATCAATATGGCTTTCAAAACTCCGCTGAAAAGTGGGGACGAGTTTGTTTCCAAGCTATATATGAGGAAAGAAGGCATCAAGTATGTATTCTATCAGGATATCTTCCGCAAAAGTGATAATAAAGTAGTAGTGAAATCCACTGTTGAAACGGTATGTGTAGTAAATGGACGTTTGAGCGACAGCGAATTGTTTGATAACGTCTTTGCTCCTTACCTGAATGAATAG
- a CDS encoding peptidase U32 family protein yields MNIKDFEIMAPVGSRESLAAAIQAGADSIYFGIENLNMRARSANTFTIDDLREIARTCDEHGMKSYLTVNTIIYDKDIPLMHTIVDAAKEAGISAVIAADVAVMNYARRIGQEVHLSTQLNISNAEALKFYAQFADVVVLARELNLEQVAEIYRQIQEGHICGPNGEQIRIEMFCHGALCMAVSGKCYLSLHEMNHSANRGACMQVCRRSYTVRDKETDVELDIDNEYIMSPKDLKTIHFMNKMMDAGVRVFKIEGRARGPEYVRTVVECYKEAIKAYLEDTFTDEKIAVWDERLKTVFNRGFWDGYYLGQRLGEWTRNYGSAATERKIYVGKGIKYYSNIGVSEFLVEAAEVSVGDKLLITGPTTGAVFMTLDEARVDLKPVQTVKKGEHFSMKSDKIRPSDKLYKLVSTEELKRFKGLDIEQKRG; encoded by the coding sequence ATGAACATAAAAGATTTTGAAATTATGGCTCCTGTAGGTTCGCGCGAATCTCTTGCTGCGGCTATTCAGGCAGGTGCCGATTCTATCTATTTCGGTATAGAAAACCTAAACATGCGTGCCCGTTCGGCTAATACGTTCACGATTGATGATTTGCGGGAGATAGCCCGTACGTGCGATGAACACGGGATGAAAAGTTATCTGACGGTCAACACCATTATCTATGATAAAGATATTCCTTTGATGCATACGATTGTCGATGCAGCCAAGGAAGCGGGAATTTCGGCTGTGATTGCGGCTGATGTGGCGGTGATGAACTATGCCCGCCGGATAGGGCAGGAAGTGCATCTTTCCACCCAGTTGAATATCTCCAATGCGGAAGCATTGAAATTCTATGCGCAATTTGCCGATGTAGTGGTATTAGCCCGTGAGTTGAACCTGGAACAGGTAGCGGAGATTTACCGCCAGATACAGGAAGGGCATATCTGCGGTCCGAATGGCGAACAGATTCGTATCGAGATGTTCTGCCACGGTGCGCTTTGCATGGCTGTTTCGGGCAAATGTTATCTTTCCCTGCATGAGATGAACCATTCCGCCAACCGGGGGGCTTGTATGCAGGTGTGCCGCCGTTCTTATACCGTCCGTGATAAGGAAACTGATGTGGAACTGGATATTGATAACGAATATATCATGTCGCCGAAAGACCTGAAAACCATTCACTTTATGAATAAGATGATGGATGCGGGCGTGCGTGTATTCAAGATTGAAGGCCGTGCCCGTGGTCCTGAGTATGTGCGTACGGTGGTGGAATGTTATAAGGAAGCTATCAAAGCCTATCTGGAAGATACGTTTACCGATGAAAAGATTGCAGTTTGGGACGAACGCCTGAAGACAGTTTTCAACCGTGGCTTCTGGGACGGCTATTATTTGGGACAGCGTTTGGGAGAATGGACCCGCAATTATGGTTCGGCTGCAACAGAACGTAAAATCTACGTGGGCAAAGGCATTAAATATTATTCCAATATAGGCGTTTCCGAATTTCTGGTGGAAGCCGCCGAAGTCAGCGTAGGCGACAAACTTCTCATTACAGGGCCGACTACCGGTGCAGTTTTCATGACACTGGATGAAGCGCGTGTCGATTTGAAACCGGTGCAGACGGTAAAGAAAGGGGAGCATTTCTCCATGAAATCGGATAAGATACGTCCCAGTGACAAGCTGTACAAACTGGTGTCTACCGAAGAATTGAAGAGATTCAAAGGGCTGGATATCGAACAAAAAAGAGGCTGA
- a CDS encoding RNA-binding domain-containing protein, with protein sequence MDNKKPIILSNREEWNFTDYIDSLIQKEEDVDLEFKIAKDGLPNSLWDTYSSFANTDGGVIVLGVKEHKQQFTIEGLTKEQISQYKKDFWNQINNPDCVNENLLSDDDLYEGCYKNKELLLIYIPRANRVQRPIYRTRNPFGGHTFKRNHEGDYKCTDAEVRRMIADSDESHPRDSRILSNYSMDDIDKETLTQYRQLFANLKPSHPWLNLNDLEFLTKLEAYRKDRQAKEEGFTLAGILMFGKTESITDPECAPNYFPDYREHLNENSDIRWTDRICPDGTWEANLFQFYRRVHPKLTAMLPKPFFIKNGIRIDETPTHIAVREAFINTLIHCDFSEEGNIVIEQWVDKYRFKNPGTMLVSKAQYYLGGDSVCRNKALQKMFMLIGFSEKAGSGVNKIIKGWREANWQKPYIEEFSRPDKVELTLPMTSLLPDDTVIKLKELFDGKIESLSQDELTALVTCYSESGINNTQLQYVIPQHRSDITKMLKKLCNKGFLISEGNGRGTKYHINEPEEKIGSLEDYMESSRNNMESSRSNMESSEEKVGSPKNNMESSRSNMESSEEKIESLKQSKQRMSFEELQALIISISQDYIGIDEIAAKVHKTLKYLINFIIPKMLQNGTIERLYPGIPNHPKQKYKATNKNPNK encoded by the coding sequence ATGGATAACAAGAAACCTATTATACTCAGTAATCGGGAAGAGTGGAATTTCACGGATTACATAGATTCTTTGATACAAAAAGAAGAAGATGTGGACTTGGAATTCAAGATTGCCAAAGACGGTCTTCCCAATAGTTTATGGGATACCTATTCTTCTTTCGCCAATACCGATGGGGGAGTTATCGTACTGGGAGTAAAAGAGCATAAGCAACAATTCACCATTGAAGGACTTACTAAAGAGCAAATCAGCCAATATAAGAAAGACTTCTGGAATCAGATAAACAATCCGGATTGCGTTAATGAAAACTTACTCTCTGACGATGACCTATACGAGGGCTGCTACAAAAATAAGGAACTACTTCTTATCTACATCCCCCGTGCCAATCGTGTACAACGCCCTATATACAGGACAAGGAACCCTTTTGGCGGACACACGTTCAAACGAAATCATGAAGGAGATTATAAGTGTACAGACGCAGAAGTCAGGCGTATGATTGCCGATTCAGATGAAAGTCATCCACGTGACTCACGGATTTTGTCGAATTACTCCATGGATGATATCGACAAAGAGACATTGACCCAATACAGGCAACTCTTCGCCAACCTGAAGCCTTCCCACCCCTGGCTTAACTTAAATGATCTGGAATTTCTTACCAAACTGGAAGCCTATCGCAAGGACCGACAGGCTAAAGAAGAGGGATTCACTTTGGCTGGTATCCTGATGTTCGGCAAAACAGAAAGTATCACCGATCCGGAATGTGCGCCTAATTATTTTCCTGATTATAGGGAACATCTAAACGAAAACTCCGACATCCGATGGACGGATAGAATCTGTCCGGACGGAACTTGGGAAGCCAACCTCTTTCAGTTTTATCGCAGGGTTCACCCCAAGCTGACAGCAATGCTGCCCAAGCCTTTCTTTATAAAAAATGGAATACGTATTGATGAGACGCCTACGCACATTGCTGTGCGCGAAGCATTTATCAATACACTTATCCATTGCGACTTTTCGGAAGAAGGAAATATTGTAATCGAACAATGGGTGGATAAATATCGCTTCAAAAATCCAGGGACAATGCTAGTCAGTAAGGCACAATATTATCTGGGTGGAGACAGCGTATGCCGCAACAAAGCTTTGCAGAAAATGTTTATGTTAATTGGTTTCTCCGAGAAAGCAGGAAGCGGTGTGAACAAGATTATAAAAGGCTGGAGAGAAGCTAACTGGCAGAAACCATATATTGAGGAGTTCAGCCGACCGGACAAGGTGGAACTGACTTTACCTATGACAAGTCTGTTGCCAGACGATACAGTAATTAAACTAAAGGAATTGTTTGATGGAAAGATTGAGAGCTTATCCCAAGATGAATTGACAGCTTTAGTAACTTGTTATAGTGAAAGCGGGATTAATAATACTCAACTGCAGTACGTTATTCCCCAGCATCGTTCGGATATTACAAAGATGCTGAAGAAGCTATGTAATAAGGGATTCCTGATTTCAGAAGGAAATGGCAGAGGAACAAAATACCATATAAATGAACCGGAAGAAAAGATTGGAAGCTTGGAAGATTATATGGAGAGTTCGAGGAATAATATGGAGAGTTCGAGAAGTAATATGGAGAGTTCCGAGGAAAAGGTTGGAAGTCCAAAGAATAATATGGAGAGTTCGAGGAGTAATATGGAGAGTTCTGAGGAAAAGATTGAGAGCTTAAAGCAAAGTAAACAAAGAATGAGTTTTGAAGAATTGCAAGCACTTATTATTTCAATATCGCAAGACTATATTGGCATTGATGAAATAGCCGCTAAAGTCCACAAAACTCTCAAATATCTTATTAATTTTATTATTCCTAAAATGCTCCAGAATGGTACAATCGAAAGGCTCTATCCTGGAATACCTAATCATCCGAAACAAAAATATAAAGCAACCAACAAAAATCCCAATAAATAA
- the dusB gene encoding tRNA dihydrouridine synthase DusB, which yields MKIRNIDLGEHPILLAPMEDVTDPAFRLMCKKFGADMVYTEFISSDALIRAVSKTAQKLSISDEERPVAIQIYGKDTETMVEAAKIVEQAQPDILDINFGCPVKRVAGKGAGAGMLQNIPKMLEITRAVVDAVKIPVTVKTRLGWDANNKIIVELAEQLQDCGIAALTIHGRTRAQMYTGEADWTLIGEVKNNPRMHIPIIGNGDVTTPQRCKECFDRYGVDAVMIGRASFGRPWIFKEMKHYLETGEELPPLSFEWCMEVLRQEVIDSVNLLDERRGILHVRRHLAASPLFKGIPNFRDTRITMLRAETKEELFRIFETISERMNSSATADN from the coding sequence ATGAAGATTAGAAATATAGACCTCGGCGAACACCCTATCCTGCTCGCTCCCATGGAAGACGTGACCGACCCGGCTTTCCGCCTGATGTGCAAAAAGTTTGGAGCGGACATGGTATATACTGAATTTATATCGAGTGACGCACTGATACGTGCCGTCAGCAAGACGGCACAGAAGCTAAGTATCAGTGATGAAGAACGACCTGTCGCCATCCAAATATACGGAAAGGATACGGAAACAATGGTGGAAGCTGCCAAAATCGTGGAACAGGCACAACCCGATATTCTGGATATTAATTTCGGGTGTCCGGTGAAAAGAGTTGCCGGAAAGGGTGCAGGAGCAGGAATGTTACAGAATATCCCTAAAATGCTGGAGATTACCCGCGCCGTAGTGGATGCGGTAAAAATCCCCGTAACGGTTAAAACCCGTTTGGGATGGGATGCCAACAATAAAATTATCGTAGAACTGGCGGAACAATTGCAGGACTGTGGCATTGCCGCACTGACCATACACGGTCGTACCCGCGCACAAATGTACACCGGAGAAGCGGACTGGACGCTGATAGGAGAAGTGAAGAACAATCCGAGGATGCATATTCCGATTATCGGCAACGGAGATGTGACCACACCTCAACGCTGCAAGGAGTGTTTCGACCGTTATGGGGTGGATGCCGTCATGATAGGTCGCGCCAGCTTCGGACGTCCGTGGATTTTCAAAGAGATGAAACATTATCTGGAGACAGGCGAAGAGCTGCCACCACTTAGTTTTGAATGGTGCATGGAAGTACTTCGTCAGGAAGTGATTGACAGTGTGAATCTGCTCGACGAACGCAGGGGGATTCTGCACGTGCGCCGTCATTTGGCAGCAAGCCCGTTATTCAAGGGAATCCCTAATTTCCGGGACACCCGCATCACTATGCTACGGGCTGAAACCAAAGAAGAGCTTTTCCGGATTTTTGAAACGATTTCCGAAAGGATGAATTCTTCGGCTACAGCAGATAATTAA
- a CDS encoding anti-sigma factor family protein: protein MEKKCKYKRSDAWLYVQNRMSREEEAEFQLHLLHCEACREELARFRQMVRSMGEKERRTISFRGWIMAASITCLIVGGGAYWYHRTADNGSGELTPGGVHDVNVKPPVLRNGMDSVAPQDSIAGDTIQIFVEEE from the coding sequence ATGGAGAAGAAATGTAAATACAAGCGTTCGGATGCCTGGCTGTATGTGCAGAACCGGATGAGCAGAGAAGAAGAAGCTGAATTTCAGTTGCATTTGTTGCACTGCGAAGCGTGTCGTGAAGAGTTGGCGCGTTTTCGTCAGATGGTTCGTTCTATGGGCGAGAAAGAGCGGCGTACAATCTCGTTCAGAGGTTGGATAATGGCGGCTTCAATCACTTGCCTGATAGTAGGAGGCGGAGCATATTGGTATCATCGGACTGCTGATAATGGAAGTGGTGAACTCACGCCGGGCGGTGTTCATGATGTGAATGTAAAACCGCCCGTTCTGCGTAATGGAATGGATAGTGTTGCTCCGCAGGATTCAATAGCCGGAGATACTATACAGATATTTGTAGAGGAGGAGTAG
- a CDS encoding L,D-transpeptidase: protein MMMKKNNYWGAILLLIVGAAGLIGWLEVRHHQELGKIDNARFILISKQEMKLRLIDYKGNELFSAPVATGKNTGDKEKAGDMRTPEGVFQVADIQKSADWKHDFKDGKGEISGAYGDYFIRLAVPGHKGIGIHGTHLPESIGTRDSEGCIRMNNEDLNRLASLIYPPMTVVITPAAEDEKANCISK, encoded by the coding sequence ATGATGATGAAGAAGAACAATTATTGGGGAGCAATTCTATTATTGATAGTCGGTGCAGCAGGGCTTATTGGTTGGCTTGAAGTCCGTCATCATCAAGAATTGGGTAAAATAGACAATGCCCGCTTTATCCTTATCTCCAAACAAGAAATGAAGCTGAGGCTGATTGACTATAAAGGGAACGAACTATTCAGTGCTCCGGTGGCAACCGGGAAGAATACAGGAGATAAAGAAAAAGCAGGCGATATGCGTACGCCCGAAGGAGTGTTCCAAGTAGCCGATATTCAAAAATCTGCCGATTGGAAACATGATTTCAAGGATGGAAAAGGTGAAATCAGCGGAGCGTATGGAGACTACTTTATCCGTCTGGCTGTTCCCGGCCATAAAGGTATCGGGATACACGGCACGCATCTTCCCGAAAGTATCGGCACACGGGATTCGGAAGGTTGTATCCGTATGAACAATGAAGACCTGAACCGACTGGCCAGTCTTATTTATCCGCCGATGACGGTAGTCATTACTCCGGCAGCAGAAGATGAAAAGGCGAATTGTATATCCAAATAA
- a CDS encoding SH3 domain-containing protein codes for MEDTKVNLQDKSTSSLVEMIGSVILLICLFLPWVTVQLGGRNTFGVSFGTSYSFFDGISQLNTFGNYMPGTNYLAFLYLVPILCIANPIVQYFKRLPWLSYYTAWIPVLVGMILLYGSLEETGKLGNLGGLNIGAGAVLSLIVGLVMQFSAWTAIGVHYKEHQTYFLTVVIWFVVSIGVAFVLGGSVDTDLWLRHPEGCIAWGLFASVGLSHFFFLLYGGIVMAVSPGESKLQSSQPRTTSSEAEEYLNKVRERTDEELKAILQHKEDYNERLVRAAKRVVIERASAPSPAEQSIRPSESAAASITPAVEAEDDKYKAYQPSATVSGTIREKKDDYPPASAKAEDDSFAVFKKEWKQENPRITSPATTATTHEETIPLAAHSSNNNKVVLCSILAGVLIAVGGALAYFLWYVPYTKDRDAPRTYVLANNVFLRSSRMAGVEYNVLGKIPYGTEVITYNKLGDWAEVKVDGQEGVMATPYLLDSLSFALLNGVWGNNEAKECVESSKCRLAILDYLKSNYLQSGPNGWQLYTRFANQKPNTVFYPRLYDKYSKYTDFVFIISNNETGNRVLVCYSFDDVTEKPKFRFSVGVPQTGYIKNIVTRYKNIRVIFDDNKYINIYPDDDEEEQLLGSNSIIDSRCSRAYWLA; via the coding sequence ATGGAAGATACAAAAGTCAATTTGCAGGATAAATCGACATCGTCACTTGTTGAGATGATAGGTTCGGTAATATTGTTGATATGCTTGTTTCTGCCTTGGGTAACAGTCCAGTTGGGCGGGAGGAATACATTCGGAGTGTCATTCGGTACTTCATATTCGTTTTTTGACGGGATTAGTCAGTTGAATACTTTTGGAAATTATATGCCCGGTACTAATTATCTGGCTTTTCTTTATTTGGTTCCTATATTATGCATAGCCAATCCGATAGTACAGTATTTCAAGCGCTTGCCTTGGTTGTCATACTATACAGCATGGATACCGGTTCTTGTAGGAATGATATTGCTGTATGGAAGTCTTGAAGAAACTGGAAAATTAGGAAATCTCGGTGGTTTGAATATAGGTGCGGGTGCTGTGCTTTCTCTGATAGTTGGTCTGGTTATGCAGTTTTCTGCCTGGACAGCCATCGGGGTTCATTATAAGGAGCATCAAACTTATTTTCTCACGGTAGTTATATGGTTCGTTGTGAGTATTGGGGTAGCTTTTGTCTTAGGCGGTAGCGTAGATACAGATCTTTGGTTGCGCCATCCTGAAGGTTGCATTGCATGGGGACTTTTTGCATCTGTTGGTCTCAGCCATTTCTTCTTTTTGCTTTATGGGGGAATTGTAATGGCTGTTTCACCGGGAGAGTCCAAGTTGCAATCTTCCCAACCTAGGACGACTTCATCAGAAGCAGAGGAATACTTGAATAAGGTGAGAGAACGTACTGATGAAGAGCTCAAAGCTATTTTGCAGCATAAAGAAGATTATAACGAACGCCTGGTCAGGGCTGCCAAAAGAGTAGTAATCGAAAGGGCTTCTGCTCCTTCGCCTGCTGAACAATCTATTAGACCTTCCGAATCTGCTGCTGCTTCCATTACTCCGGCCGTAGAAGCGGAAGATGATAAATACAAAGCTTATCAGCCGTCTGCAACTGTTTCTGGGACAATCAGAGAAAAAAAGGATGATTATCCGCCTGCTTCAGCTAAGGCGGAAGATGACTCGTTTGCTGTATTCAAAAAAGAATGGAAGCAGGAAAATCCGAGAATAACAAGTCCGGCTACAACGGCAACTACGCATGAGGAAACAATCCCTTTGGCAGCTCACTCGTCCAATAACAACAAGGTTGTATTATGTTCCATTCTTGCAGGCGTATTGATAGCCGTTGGAGGGGCATTGGCATATTTTCTCTGGTATGTTCCTTATACAAAAGACAGAGATGCGCCACGTACATACGTGCTGGCTAATAACGTGTTTCTACGTTCTTCGAGAATGGCAGGCGTAGAATATAATGTTCTTGGGAAAATACCCTATGGAACGGAAGTGATTACCTACAATAAGCTTGGTGATTGGGCGGAAGTCAAAGTTGACGGGCAGGAAGGCGTGATGGCTACGCCCTATTTACTCGATTCATTGAGCTTTGCTCTGCTGAACGGAGTATGGGGAAATAATGAGGCTAAAGAGTGCGTCGAATCGTCCAAATGTCGATTAGCAATACTTGACTACCTTAAGAGTAATTATTTGCAAAGCGGGCCGAATGGCTGGCAACTATACACAAGATTTGCCAATCAGAAACCGAATACCGTTTTCTATCCCCGTCTTTATGATAAATATAGTAAATATACAGATTTTGTGTTTATTATTAGTAATAATGAAACGGGCAATCGCGTATTGGTATGTTATTCATTTGATGACGTAACAGAGAAGCCTAAATTTAGGTTTAGTGTTGGCGTTCCTCAGACGGGATATATAAAGAATATAGTCACTCGATATAAGAACATCAGGGTGATTTTTGATGATAATAAATATATTAATATTTACCCGGATGATGATGAAGAAGAACAATTATTGGGGAGCAATTCTATTATTGATAGTCGGTGCAGCAGGGCTTATTGGTTGGCTTGA